The genomic region CCTGCCGCCCGCGGTGCCGCTGCCCAAACCCGTGCAGATGGTGCTGATGGCCGGCTTCCGCCGCCCCTTCCTGCGTCGCGCGGCCAAGCGCTACGGAAAGGTGTTCAGCCTCAACGTGCCGTTCTTCGGGCGCAGCGTCGTCGTCAGCGACCCCGCCCTGGCCCGGCAGGTGTTCCTGGCCAGCACCGACGACCTGATCAACGTGCAGCCCAACCTGAGCCGGGTGTTCGGCCCGGGTTCGGTGTTCGCGCTCGACGGCGGTGAGCACCGCAGGCGCCGCAAGCTGCTCGCGCCGCCCTTCCACGGCCAGAGCATCAAGAACTACGAGGCGATCATCGAAGAGGAGACGCTGCGCGAGACCGCGACGTGGCCCGACGGTGGCGAGTTCCGGTCGCTGGAGCCGATGAACCGGATCACGCTCAACGTCATCCTGCGCACCGTGTTCGGCGCCGACGGAGCCGAACTCGACTACCTGCGCGAGATCATCCCGCCGTGGGTGGAACTCGGCTCGCGGATGGCCACGCTGCCCGAACCGCCGTTCCCCACCGGCCGGCACAGCCCGTGGGGGCGGATGGCCGAGTTCCGCCGCAACTTCGACCGCACCGTGTTCGCGCTGATCGACAAGGCGCAGGCCGACCCGAAGTTCGAGGAGCGCACCGACATCCTGGCGCTGCTGCTGCGCAGCACCTACGAGGACGGCACACCGATGTCGCGCCAGGACGTCTCCGACGAACTGCTGACCCTGCTGGGCGCCGGCCACGAGACGACGGCGTCGACGCTGGCGTGGGCGTTCGAGCGGCTGCGCCGCCACCCCCAGGTGCTGGCCCGGCTGGTAGAGGAGAACGACGCGGGCCAGACCAACGAGTACCGGCAGGCGTTCATCCAAGAACTGCAGCGCAATCGGACCGTCATCGACTTCGCGGGCCGGCACGTGCTGGCGCCGCACTTCGATCTCGGTCCATGGCGAATTCCCAAGGGCTACACGGTGATGGTCGCGATCGCCAACATCCACGCCGACCCGCAGGTGTTCCCGAACCCCGAGCGGCTGGACCCGGAGCGGTTCCTCAACACCCGCACCCCGACGGCGTGGATCCCGTTCGGCGGCGGCACCCGCCGCTGCATCGGCGCGGCGTTCGCCAACGTCGAGATGGACGTCGTGCTGCGAACGATCCTGCGCGACTTCACGATTCAGACTGACACCGCGCCCGACGAGAAGGTGCACTTCCGCGGGGTGGCGTTCACCCCGAAGGCCGGCGGGAAGGTCACCGTTCGTCGGAGGTAGGCGCCGAGAGAGCCGCTACGCCTCGGCGGTCTGGCGCTTGGGCAGCTTCCAGTTCGGCCGCGGGAAGTGGCAGGTGTAGCCGTTCGGGAAGCGCTCCAGATAGTCCTGGTGCTCGGGCTCGGCCTCCCAGAACGTGCCAGCCGGGGTCACCTCGGTGACCACCTTGCCCGGCCACAGCCCCGAGGCGTCGACGTCGGCGATGGTGTCCTCGGCGATGCGCTTCTGCTCCTCGTCGAGGTAGAAGATCGCCGAGCGATAGCTGCTGCCGATGTCGTTGCCCTGCCGGTCCTTCGTGGTCGGATCGTGAATCTGGAAGAAGAACTCCAGCAGATCGCGGTAGGTGGTCTGGGCCGGGTCGTAGACGATCTCGACCGCCTCGGCGTGACCCGGATGGTTGCGGTAGGTCGGGTGGTCGTTCTCGCCGCCGGTGTAGCCGACGCGGGTGGACACCACGCCCGGTTGCTTGCGGATCAGGTCCTGCATCCCCCAGAAGCACCCGCCCGCCAGGATCGCCGTCTTGTACTCGCTCACGCTTGTGCCTCCTTCGTCTGAACCCAGCGAAGCCGAGTTCCGGCCGCGGCGCAACCACCGCGGTGTGCCGCACGTACAACCGCCGGCGAAACGCCGGTGTTCCGTCCGGCGATAACCGGTACATGAGCCGTGTGCCGACCGCCGCCGTCCTGCTGACCGCCGCCCTGTGGACGGCCCCGACCGCCGTCGCCGAGACAGCGGTGCTGCCCGAACAACCCGGCGACGGCCGCGCCCTGTTCACCGACAATCCGGCCATCGTCGACGCCCACCCGCTGCGCGCCGAGTCGTTCAACCGGCTGCCCGACGACCGCGCGATCGCCGTGCACTTCACCACCGGTACCCCGCAGTGCTACGGCGTGCACGCCACCGCCACCGAGACGCCCGAGACCGTGACCGTCGCGCTGACGAGCGGCGCCCTTCCCGAGGCCGCCGGCCGGGCCTGCATCGAGATCGCGGTGTTCGGCGCCGTCGAGGTTGCGCTGGCCGAACCCCTCGGCGACCGGGTGGTGCTCACCGAGTTCTGACCCTCTCGACAAACTCGGATAGAACGTGTTCTAGTTCTGGTGTGACGAGCAGCACCTTCAGCCGTGAGGAACTCGCCGCGGCGTTCCAGCAGTTCGAAGCCACCGTCGACCGCGCGGCCCAGACCCGCGACTGGGACCAGTGGGTCGACCAGTACACGCCCGACGTGCTCTACATCGAGCACGCCGCGGGCACCATGCGCGGCCGCGAGGAGGTCCGGCCCTGGATCTGGCGGACCATGGAGTCGTTCCCGGGCAACCACATGGTCGCGTTCCCGTCGCTGTGGTCGGTGATCGACGAGGCCACCGGACGGATCATCTGCGAGCTGGACAACCCGATGCGCGATCCCGGCGACGGCACCGTCATCAGCGCCACCAACATCTCGATCCTCACCTACGCCGGCGACGGGCTGTGGAAGCAGCAGGAGGACATCTACAACCCGCTGCGCTTCGCCAGGGCCGCGCTCAAGTGGTGCCGCAAGGCCGCCGAGCTCGGGACGCTGACGCCGGAGGCTGAGGAGTGGATGAAGAAGTACGGCGCGGGGGTCGCCAAGTGAAGAAGCTGGTGATCGGGGCCAACGGGTTCCTCGGCTCGCACGTCACCCGCCAACTGGTCGCCGACGGGCACGACGTGCGGGTGATGGTGCGGCCGACCGCCAAGACCATCGGCATCGACGACCTCGACGTTGAACGGTTCCACGGCGACATCTGGGACGAC from Mycolicibacterium phlei harbors:
- a CDS encoding cytochrome P450, whose translation is MTDVAVADPSTTAPAALPPAVPLPKPVQMVLMAGFRRPFLRRAAKRYGKVFSLNVPFFGRSVVVSDPALARQVFLASTDDLINVQPNLSRVFGPGSVFALDGGEHRRRRKLLAPPFHGQSIKNYEAIIEEETLRETATWPDGGEFRSLEPMNRITLNVILRTVFGADGAELDYLREIIPPWVELGSRMATLPEPPFPTGRHSPWGRMAEFRRNFDRTVFALIDKAQADPKFEERTDILALLLRSTYEDGTPMSRQDVSDELLTLLGAGHETTASTLAWAFERLRRHPQVLARLVEENDAGQTNEYRQAFIQELQRNRTVIDFAGRHVLAPHFDLGPWRIPKGYTVMVAIANIHADPQVFPNPERLDPERFLNTRTPTAWIPFGGGTRRCIGAAFANVEMDVVLRTILRDFTIQTDTAPDEKVHFRGVAFTPKAGGKVTVRRR
- the msrA gene encoding peptide-methionine (S)-S-oxide reductase MsrA codes for the protein MSEYKTAILAGGCFWGMQDLIRKQPGVVSTRVGYTGGENDHPTYRNHPGHAEAVEIVYDPAQTTYRDLLEFFFQIHDPTTKDRQGNDIGSSYRSAIFYLDEEQKRIAEDTIADVDASGLWPGKVVTEVTPAGTFWEAEPEHQDYLERFPNGYTCHFPRPNWKLPKRQTAEA
- a CDS encoding nuclear transport factor 2 family protein, which produces MTSSTFSREELAAAFQQFEATVDRAAQTRDWDQWVDQYTPDVLYIEHAAGTMRGREEVRPWIWRTMESFPGNHMVAFPSLWSVIDEATGRIICELDNPMRDPGDGTVISATNISILTYAGDGLWKQQEDIYNPLRFARAALKWCRKAAELGTLTPEAEEWMKKYGAGVAK